The following proteins are co-located in the Sporolactobacillus pectinivorans genome:
- the yidD gene encoding membrane protein insertion efficiency factor YidD produces MRYLFIFPIRIYQKFISPLTPPSCRFYPTCSQYAVEALGRFGVIKGGWLTVKRLLKCQPFHPGGFDPVPEKTAEKTKRV; encoded by the coding sequence ATGAGGTATTTATTTATTTTTCCCATAAGAATATATCAGAAGTTTATTTCTCCTCTGACACCACCATCCTGCCGCTTTTATCCGACCTGTTCTCAATATGCGGTTGAGGCCTTGGGAAGGTTTGGTGTGATCAAAGGGGGATGGCTGACGGTTAAGCGCCTGCTTAAATGTCAGCCCTTCCATCCGGGCGGGTTTGATCCTGTTCCGGAAAAAACAGCAGAAAAAACAAAACGGGTATGA